Proteins from a genomic interval of Poecile atricapillus isolate bPoeAtr1 chromosome 1, bPoeAtr1.hap1, whole genome shotgun sequence:
- the LOC131590368 gene encoding alpha-2-macroglobulin-like protein 1 isoform X2: protein MWRIIFLWGCILLLPSTAGMPAMLNYAVAIPSQLYYPFSETVCLQLSREQAVPIHVSVTLQSRAGNETLITQSISQFPFFHCTSFQVPPPAGNPDEVAFVVITVMEANSEFQKKQKVLIKHGEKKTFIQTDKPVYNPGQIVKLRIVTLDQNFIASSETRLVELKDPKGNRIAQWLDVTPVGGIVDLSFPLAAEAPVGEYTIKMPDLTRTFRVEEYVLPKFSVSIQMPQVVTILEESFPLHICGMYTYGKAVQGSVKAVVCRKHIRYNRKSSKAKRSICKDYTGQTNEDGCFSTEVNTKIFYRKHGDNYDFNLEVEAFLKESGTGVEFNTTENCKVTFDITTLQFWGTSYYYQQGAPYYGNLKLKSANGTHLKNKKVILTVSYGSRKQTKTYLTDDTGMASFILETSAWDNSSEVILQAKSQPEDSSGRNVKVSYGTASLPLRAFYSSSRSSVRIQPVQAVPACGDVQQVTVHYHIFATELGHGSARAHFYHLVMARGSLVHHGQTTVLLDPPSSHYSGTFNITLPIDLISSMATLFVYIAFPEGRMAADTFRLKVSSCFRNHVKLGFSDAVSLPGSTVHLHLQAAPGSLCSIRAVDRSVLLLRPEAELSKDSVYNMFSYAQEQLSTLTDVYSDYCTIHKSPGITDASKTTLSPGMMSPFMYNRYSYAVSQPDVYELLKNAGLTFLTSLKIKSPIECRTQTTFDYDYMSFDELADFESFYPEADAAVEAAEAEHTELGSESAPARTWFPETFIWTLVPINDSGAAELAVTVPDSITDWRAMTFCTSESHGLGISETTSLRSFKPFFVEPTLPYSVFRGESFPLKVKVFSYLKQCMALQLSLMDSRDFEFLHENVRFTLCLCPDSAKTFSWDVKATKLGKVNFTVTAEVMEREDVCTERTAVVPESGGKDTVVKHLLVKAEGQLEEKTHTSLLCPEGTSASETISFTMPENIVLGSERAHISFLGDIMGTALDNIGELLQMSSGCGEQNMVHFAPNVFITRYLEETGQLTPEIKRKAIGYLESGYQRQLLYKHADGSYSAFGEGSEPGNTWLTALVLKTFSQAQDFIHIDEQNIKDAASALIKSQTPSGCFKSVGKLFNNGLMGAVEEGLGLSSVIVVALIHSGMPHSDPVVGKALRCIRDLVNADTGSPNLYSLALAANAFAVAGDKALRQKILKRLDKAAIISDDQIFWSQQSKQEEDSLSWYQAPSVDVELTSSILMAHLTKSSLSSDEIKKASQIVSWLTKQQNPYGGFASTQDTVAALEALALYATNIFSNDSPDLQVSLTSKGFRQNFRVDKSNRLLLQTVELPAIPQDYTLRVQGHGCLFLQATLRYHIPPLRSEATFAVSVQTECTVPDATRFPVTIRARYTGNRVSTNMVLIQVELLSGYSPVAGSLEELKKMPLVKKVESKADQVVLYLEELTRQPQTYTFLVEQDTQVKDHKPANIKIFDYYMPEETAVMSYSVPCK from the exons ATGTGGAGGATCATTTTCCTGTGGGGCTGTATCCTTCTCCTGCCTAGCACAGCTGGAATGCCTGCAATGCT aaactATGCCGTGGCAATACCATCTCAGCTCTACTACCCCTTCTCAGAGACAGTGTGTCTCCAGCTCAGCAGAGAGCAAGCAGTCCCGATCCATGTGTCGGTCACCTtgcaaagcagagctgggaatgagacTCTGATCACTCAGTCCATTTCCCAGTTCCCCTTCTTCCATTGCACAAGCTTCCAG GTCCCTCCTCCTGCTGGAAACCCTGATGAAGTGGCTTTTGTTGTTATCACAGTCATGGAAGCCAACTCAGAGttccagaagaaacagaaagtcCTCATCAAGCACGGAGAGAAGAAGACTTTTATCCAGACAGACAAACCTGTGTACAATCCTGGACAAATTG TCAAGTTGCGGATTGTTACCTTGGATCAGAACTTTATTGCCAGCAGTGAAACA CGCCTGGTGGAATTGAAG GACCCCAAAGGGAACCGAATTGCACAGTGGCTGGATGTTACACCTGTGGGAGGCATTGTGGATCTGTCCTTCCCGCTGGCTGCAGAAGCACCGGTTGGAGAGTACACCATCAAAATGCCTGACCTCACACGCACCTTCAGGGTAGAGGAGTATG TGCTGCCTAAGTTCAGTGTCTCCATCCAGATGCCTCAGGTGGTCACCATCCTAGAGGAAAGCTTCCCTCTCCACATCTGTGGCAT GTACACCTATGGGAAAGCAGTCCAGGGTAGCGTGAAGGCTGTGGTGTGCCGTAAACACATCCGCTATAACCGGAAGTCTTCCAAAGCCAAGCGCAGTATTTGTAAGGATTACACTGGCCAG ACAAACGAGGATGGCTGCTTTTCCACTGAAGTGAATACTAAGATTTTCTACCGGAAGCATGGTGATAATTATGATTTCAACCTGGAAGTTGAGGCTTTTCTGAAAGAAAGTGGAACAG GGGTGGAGTTCAACACCACTGAAAACTGCAAGGTCACTTTTGATATCACAACTCTCCAGTTCTGGGGGACAAGCTACTACTATCAGCAGGGAGCTCCCTACTATGGAAAT CTGAAACTCAAAAGTGCCAATGGGACGCACCTGAAGAACAAGAAGGTGATTCTTACAGTGTCCTATGGGAGCAGGAAGCAGACCAAGACCTACCTCACAGATGACACTGGGATGGCTTCCTTCATCTTGGAGACATCAGCATGGGACAACAGCAGTGAAGTTATACTACAG GCGAAGTCCCAGCCAGAGGACTCAAGCGGTCGAAATGTGAAGGTCTCTTACGGCACCGCATCGCTCCCGCTGAGGGCCTTCTACTCCTCCAGCCGCAGCTCTGTGAGGATCCAGCCGGTgcaggcagtgccagcctgcGGGGATGTGCAGCAGGTCACTGTGCACTACCACATATTTGCCACAGAGCTGGGCCATGGGTCTGCCAGAGCACACTTCTACCACCTG GTTATGGCCAGAGGGTCCCTTGTGCATCATGGCCAAACAACAGTGCTTCTTGATCCACCATCAA GTCATTACAGTGGGACTTTCAACATCACTCTGCCCATTGACCTCATTTCATCCATGGCTACCCTCTTTGTTTACATTGCCTTCCCTGAGGGACGAATGGCAGCTGACACCTTCCGTCTGAAAGTCTCCAGCTGCTTCAGGAACCAT GTGAAGCTTGGCTTCTCAGATGCAGTGTCTCTCCCAGGATCGACTGTCCATCTCCATTTGCAGGCTGCACCAGGCTCCCTGTGCAGCATCCGTGCAGTCGACAGAAGTGTCCTTCTCCTGAGGCCAGAGGCTGAGCTATCCAAGGATAGT GTGTATAATATGTTCAGCTATgctcaggagcagctcagcaccctcacagaTGTCTACAGTGACTACTGCACTATCCACAAGAGCCCAGGAATCACTGATGCCTCTAAGACCACCCTTTCTCCAGGAATGATGTCACCATTCATGTACAACAGATACTCTTATGCGGTGTCCCAACCAGATGTTTATGAACTTCTGAAG AATGCAGGTCTAACATTTTTAACCAGCCTTAAAATCAAGTCTCCAATTGAGTGCCGCACCCAGACCACTTTTGACTACGACTACATGT CTTTTGATGAGCTGGCAGACTTTGAGAGCTTCTACCCAGAAGCAGATGCTGCTGTGGAAGCTGCTGAGGCAGAGCACACCGAGCTGGGCAGCGAGTCAGCACCAGCACGTACCTGGTTCCCAGAGACATTCATCTGGACTCTGGTTCCCATCAA tGATTCAGGGGCTGCTGAGCTAGCTGTCACGGTACCTGACAGTATCACAGACTGGAGAGCCATGACCTTCTGCACCTCAGAGAGCCATGGGTTGGGAATCTCAGAGACCACCAGCCTGCGGAGCTTCAAGCCCTTCTTTGTGGAACCCACTTTGCCCTATTCTGTTTTCCGGGGAGAGTCATTTCCCCTGAAAGTCAAAGTCTTCAGCTACCTGAAGCAGTGCATGGCG CTCCAGCTTAGCCTAATGGACTCCAGGGATTTTGAATTTCTGCATGAAAATGTCAGATTCACTCTTTGCCTGTGCCCTGATTcagcaaaaacattttcctgggaCGTGAAGGCTACAAAATTAG GGAAGGTGAATTtcactgtcactgctgaggTGATGGAGCGGGAAGATGTTTGCACGGAGCGTACAGCTGTTGTGCCAGAGTCTGGAGGGAAGGACACAGTGGTGAAACACCTGCTGGTGAAG GCAGAGGGACAGCTGGAGGAGAAGACCCACACTTCACTCCTGTGCCCTGAAG GAACTTCAGCTTCAGAGACAATCTCTTTCACTATGCCAGAGAACATTGTCCTTGGGTCAGAGAGAGCCCACATATCTTTCTTAG GTGACATTATGGGAACAGCACTGGACAACATAGGTGAGCTTCTCCAGATGTCCAGTGGCTGTGGTGAGCAGAACATGGTGCATTTTGCCCCAAATGTCTTTATCACACGATACCTTGAAGAGACAGGACAGCTGACTCCAGAAATCAAACGGAAGGCAATTGGCTATCTGGAAAGCG GATATCAGCGGCAGCTCCTGTACAAGCACGCAGATGGCTCATACAGTGCCTTTGGGGAAGGAAGTGAGCCAGGAAACACTTG GCTTACTGCTCTTGTCCTGAAGACCTTCAGCCAAGCCCAGGACTTCATCCACATAGATGAACAAAATATAAAGGATGCTGCCAGTGCCCTGATTAAAAGTCAGACTCCATCTGGCTGCTTCAAGAGTGTTGGGAAGCTCTTCAACAATGGTCTGATG GGTGCAGTGGAGGAAggcctggggctgagctctgtgaTCGTGGTAGCTCTCATACACTCAGGGATGCCTCACTCC GACCCAGTTGTGGGGAAAGCTCTGAGATGTATAAGGGACCTGGTCAATGCTGATACTGGCAGTCCCAACCTCTACAGCCTGGCACTGGCTGCAAACGCGTTTGCAGTGGCAGGTGACAAGGCTCTCAGGCAGAAAATCCTCAAAAGATTGGATAAGGCTGCCATAATATCAG ATGACCAAATATTCTGGAGTCAACAGTCCAAACAGGAAGAAGATTCCCTGTCTTGGTATCAGGCTCCATCTGTTGATGTGGAATTGACATCTAGTATCCTCATGGCTCACCTTACAAAGTCAAGTTTGTCATCAGATGAAATCAAAAAGGCATCCCAGATTGTGTCTTGGCTCACCAAGCAGCAAAACCCATATGGAGGCTTTGCTTCAACCCAG gacaCGGTTGCTGCTCTGGAAGCCCTAGCCCTGTATGCAACCAACATCTTCAGCAATGATAGCCCTGATCTTCAGGTTTCTCTCACTTCCAAGGGATTCAGACAAAACTTCCGAGTAGACAAAAGCAACCGCCTCCTGCTACAGACAGTGGAGCTGCCAGCCATTCCTCAAGATTATACCCTGCGTGTGCAGGGCCATGGGTGTCTTTTCCTGCAG GCCACCCTGAGGTACCACATCCCTCCACTGAGGAGCGAGGCCACCTTTGCTGTATCCGTGCAGACGGAGTGCACCGTGCCTGACGCCACCCGGTTCCCTGTCACCATTCGTGCTCG CTACACAGGGAACCGTGTGTCCACCAACATGGTCCTGATCCAAGTGGAGCTGCTGTCTGGATACAGCCCCGTGGCAGGTTCACTGGAAGAG CTAAAGAAAATGCCTTTAGTGAAGAAAGTTGAAAGCAAAGCTGACCAAGTCGTTCTCTACCTGGAGGAA
- the LOC131590368 gene encoding alpha-2-macroglobulin-like protein 1 isoform X1, with amino-acid sequence MWRIIFLWGCILLLPSTAGMPAMLNYAVAIPSQLYYPFSETVCLQLSREQAVPIHVSVTLQSRAGNETLITQSISQFPFFHCTSFQVPPPAGNPDEVAFVVITVMEANSEFQKKQKVLIKHGEKKTFIQTDKPVYNPGQIVKLRIVTLDQNFIASSETQRLVELKDPKGNRIAQWLDVTPVGGIVDLSFPLAAEAPVGEYTIKMPDLTRTFRVEEYVLPKFSVSIQMPQVVTILEESFPLHICGMYTYGKAVQGSVKAVVCRKHIRYNRKSSKAKRSICKDYTGQTNEDGCFSTEVNTKIFYRKHGDNYDFNLEVEAFLKESGTGVEFNTTENCKVTFDITTLQFWGTSYYYQQGAPYYGNLKLKSANGTHLKNKKVILTVSYGSRKQTKTYLTDDTGMASFILETSAWDNSSEVILQAKSQPEDSSGRNVKVSYGTASLPLRAFYSSSRSSVRIQPVQAVPACGDVQQVTVHYHIFATELGHGSARAHFYHLVMARGSLVHHGQTTVLLDPPSSHYSGTFNITLPIDLISSMATLFVYIAFPEGRMAADTFRLKVSSCFRNHVKLGFSDAVSLPGSTVHLHLQAAPGSLCSIRAVDRSVLLLRPEAELSKDSVYNMFSYAQEQLSTLTDVYSDYCTIHKSPGITDASKTTLSPGMMSPFMYNRYSYAVSQPDVYELLKNAGLTFLTSLKIKSPIECRTQTTFDYDYMSFDELADFESFYPEADAAVEAAEAEHTELGSESAPARTWFPETFIWTLVPINDSGAAELAVTVPDSITDWRAMTFCTSESHGLGISETTSLRSFKPFFVEPTLPYSVFRGESFPLKVKVFSYLKQCMALQLSLMDSRDFEFLHENVRFTLCLCPDSAKTFSWDVKATKLGKVNFTVTAEVMEREDVCTERTAVVPESGGKDTVVKHLLVKAEGQLEEKTHTSLLCPEGTSASETISFTMPENIVLGSERAHISFLGDIMGTALDNIGELLQMSSGCGEQNMVHFAPNVFITRYLEETGQLTPEIKRKAIGYLESGYQRQLLYKHADGSYSAFGEGSEPGNTWLTALVLKTFSQAQDFIHIDEQNIKDAASALIKSQTPSGCFKSVGKLFNNGLMGAVEEGLGLSSVIVVALIHSGMPHSDPVVGKALRCIRDLVNADTGSPNLYSLALAANAFAVAGDKALRQKILKRLDKAAIISDDQIFWSQQSKQEEDSLSWYQAPSVDVELTSSILMAHLTKSSLSSDEIKKASQIVSWLTKQQNPYGGFASTQDTVAALEALALYATNIFSNDSPDLQVSLTSKGFRQNFRVDKSNRLLLQTVELPAIPQDYTLRVQGHGCLFLQATLRYHIPPLRSEATFAVSVQTECTVPDATRFPVTIRARYTGNRVSTNMVLIQVELLSGYSPVAGSLEELKKMPLVKKVESKADQVVLYLEELTRQPQTYTFLVEQDTQVKDHKPANIKIFDYYMPEETAVMSYSVPCK; translated from the exons ATGTGGAGGATCATTTTCCTGTGGGGCTGTATCCTTCTCCTGCCTAGCACAGCTGGAATGCCTGCAATGCT aaactATGCCGTGGCAATACCATCTCAGCTCTACTACCCCTTCTCAGAGACAGTGTGTCTCCAGCTCAGCAGAGAGCAAGCAGTCCCGATCCATGTGTCGGTCACCTtgcaaagcagagctgggaatgagacTCTGATCACTCAGTCCATTTCCCAGTTCCCCTTCTTCCATTGCACAAGCTTCCAG GTCCCTCCTCCTGCTGGAAACCCTGATGAAGTGGCTTTTGTTGTTATCACAGTCATGGAAGCCAACTCAGAGttccagaagaaacagaaagtcCTCATCAAGCACGGAGAGAAGAAGACTTTTATCCAGACAGACAAACCTGTGTACAATCCTGGACAAATTG TCAAGTTGCGGATTGTTACCTTGGATCAGAACTTTATTGCCAGCAGTGAAACA CAGCGCCTGGTGGAATTGAAG GACCCCAAAGGGAACCGAATTGCACAGTGGCTGGATGTTACACCTGTGGGAGGCATTGTGGATCTGTCCTTCCCGCTGGCTGCAGAAGCACCGGTTGGAGAGTACACCATCAAAATGCCTGACCTCACACGCACCTTCAGGGTAGAGGAGTATG TGCTGCCTAAGTTCAGTGTCTCCATCCAGATGCCTCAGGTGGTCACCATCCTAGAGGAAAGCTTCCCTCTCCACATCTGTGGCAT GTACACCTATGGGAAAGCAGTCCAGGGTAGCGTGAAGGCTGTGGTGTGCCGTAAACACATCCGCTATAACCGGAAGTCTTCCAAAGCCAAGCGCAGTATTTGTAAGGATTACACTGGCCAG ACAAACGAGGATGGCTGCTTTTCCACTGAAGTGAATACTAAGATTTTCTACCGGAAGCATGGTGATAATTATGATTTCAACCTGGAAGTTGAGGCTTTTCTGAAAGAAAGTGGAACAG GGGTGGAGTTCAACACCACTGAAAACTGCAAGGTCACTTTTGATATCACAACTCTCCAGTTCTGGGGGACAAGCTACTACTATCAGCAGGGAGCTCCCTACTATGGAAAT CTGAAACTCAAAAGTGCCAATGGGACGCACCTGAAGAACAAGAAGGTGATTCTTACAGTGTCCTATGGGAGCAGGAAGCAGACCAAGACCTACCTCACAGATGACACTGGGATGGCTTCCTTCATCTTGGAGACATCAGCATGGGACAACAGCAGTGAAGTTATACTACAG GCGAAGTCCCAGCCAGAGGACTCAAGCGGTCGAAATGTGAAGGTCTCTTACGGCACCGCATCGCTCCCGCTGAGGGCCTTCTACTCCTCCAGCCGCAGCTCTGTGAGGATCCAGCCGGTgcaggcagtgccagcctgcGGGGATGTGCAGCAGGTCACTGTGCACTACCACATATTTGCCACAGAGCTGGGCCATGGGTCTGCCAGAGCACACTTCTACCACCTG GTTATGGCCAGAGGGTCCCTTGTGCATCATGGCCAAACAACAGTGCTTCTTGATCCACCATCAA GTCATTACAGTGGGACTTTCAACATCACTCTGCCCATTGACCTCATTTCATCCATGGCTACCCTCTTTGTTTACATTGCCTTCCCTGAGGGACGAATGGCAGCTGACACCTTCCGTCTGAAAGTCTCCAGCTGCTTCAGGAACCAT GTGAAGCTTGGCTTCTCAGATGCAGTGTCTCTCCCAGGATCGACTGTCCATCTCCATTTGCAGGCTGCACCAGGCTCCCTGTGCAGCATCCGTGCAGTCGACAGAAGTGTCCTTCTCCTGAGGCCAGAGGCTGAGCTATCCAAGGATAGT GTGTATAATATGTTCAGCTATgctcaggagcagctcagcaccctcacagaTGTCTACAGTGACTACTGCACTATCCACAAGAGCCCAGGAATCACTGATGCCTCTAAGACCACCCTTTCTCCAGGAATGATGTCACCATTCATGTACAACAGATACTCTTATGCGGTGTCCCAACCAGATGTTTATGAACTTCTGAAG AATGCAGGTCTAACATTTTTAACCAGCCTTAAAATCAAGTCTCCAATTGAGTGCCGCACCCAGACCACTTTTGACTACGACTACATGT CTTTTGATGAGCTGGCAGACTTTGAGAGCTTCTACCCAGAAGCAGATGCTGCTGTGGAAGCTGCTGAGGCAGAGCACACCGAGCTGGGCAGCGAGTCAGCACCAGCACGTACCTGGTTCCCAGAGACATTCATCTGGACTCTGGTTCCCATCAA tGATTCAGGGGCTGCTGAGCTAGCTGTCACGGTACCTGACAGTATCACAGACTGGAGAGCCATGACCTTCTGCACCTCAGAGAGCCATGGGTTGGGAATCTCAGAGACCACCAGCCTGCGGAGCTTCAAGCCCTTCTTTGTGGAACCCACTTTGCCCTATTCTGTTTTCCGGGGAGAGTCATTTCCCCTGAAAGTCAAAGTCTTCAGCTACCTGAAGCAGTGCATGGCG CTCCAGCTTAGCCTAATGGACTCCAGGGATTTTGAATTTCTGCATGAAAATGTCAGATTCACTCTTTGCCTGTGCCCTGATTcagcaaaaacattttcctgggaCGTGAAGGCTACAAAATTAG GGAAGGTGAATTtcactgtcactgctgaggTGATGGAGCGGGAAGATGTTTGCACGGAGCGTACAGCTGTTGTGCCAGAGTCTGGAGGGAAGGACACAGTGGTGAAACACCTGCTGGTGAAG GCAGAGGGACAGCTGGAGGAGAAGACCCACACTTCACTCCTGTGCCCTGAAG GAACTTCAGCTTCAGAGACAATCTCTTTCACTATGCCAGAGAACATTGTCCTTGGGTCAGAGAGAGCCCACATATCTTTCTTAG GTGACATTATGGGAACAGCACTGGACAACATAGGTGAGCTTCTCCAGATGTCCAGTGGCTGTGGTGAGCAGAACATGGTGCATTTTGCCCCAAATGTCTTTATCACACGATACCTTGAAGAGACAGGACAGCTGACTCCAGAAATCAAACGGAAGGCAATTGGCTATCTGGAAAGCG GATATCAGCGGCAGCTCCTGTACAAGCACGCAGATGGCTCATACAGTGCCTTTGGGGAAGGAAGTGAGCCAGGAAACACTTG GCTTACTGCTCTTGTCCTGAAGACCTTCAGCCAAGCCCAGGACTTCATCCACATAGATGAACAAAATATAAAGGATGCTGCCAGTGCCCTGATTAAAAGTCAGACTCCATCTGGCTGCTTCAAGAGTGTTGGGAAGCTCTTCAACAATGGTCTGATG GGTGCAGTGGAGGAAggcctggggctgagctctgtgaTCGTGGTAGCTCTCATACACTCAGGGATGCCTCACTCC GACCCAGTTGTGGGGAAAGCTCTGAGATGTATAAGGGACCTGGTCAATGCTGATACTGGCAGTCCCAACCTCTACAGCCTGGCACTGGCTGCAAACGCGTTTGCAGTGGCAGGTGACAAGGCTCTCAGGCAGAAAATCCTCAAAAGATTGGATAAGGCTGCCATAATATCAG ATGACCAAATATTCTGGAGTCAACAGTCCAAACAGGAAGAAGATTCCCTGTCTTGGTATCAGGCTCCATCTGTTGATGTGGAATTGACATCTAGTATCCTCATGGCTCACCTTACAAAGTCAAGTTTGTCATCAGATGAAATCAAAAAGGCATCCCAGATTGTGTCTTGGCTCACCAAGCAGCAAAACCCATATGGAGGCTTTGCTTCAACCCAG gacaCGGTTGCTGCTCTGGAAGCCCTAGCCCTGTATGCAACCAACATCTTCAGCAATGATAGCCCTGATCTTCAGGTTTCTCTCACTTCCAAGGGATTCAGACAAAACTTCCGAGTAGACAAAAGCAACCGCCTCCTGCTACAGACAGTGGAGCTGCCAGCCATTCCTCAAGATTATACCCTGCGTGTGCAGGGCCATGGGTGTCTTTTCCTGCAG GCCACCCTGAGGTACCACATCCCTCCACTGAGGAGCGAGGCCACCTTTGCTGTATCCGTGCAGACGGAGTGCACCGTGCCTGACGCCACCCGGTTCCCTGTCACCATTCGTGCTCG CTACACAGGGAACCGTGTGTCCACCAACATGGTCCTGATCCAAGTGGAGCTGCTGTCTGGATACAGCCCCGTGGCAGGTTCACTGGAAGAG CTAAAGAAAATGCCTTTAGTGAAGAAAGTTGAAAGCAAAGCTGACCAAGTCGTTCTCTACCTGGAGGAA